Proteins encoded by one window of Conger conger chromosome 1, fConCon1.1, whole genome shotgun sequence:
- the LOC133139832 gene encoding apolipoprotein A-I-like translates to MTDILIHSHTHLVGHSHRTSKSVMKVFLLIAVVALTGCHANILWPEQPESQLEKVKDAFWDYVAKATQTAKDTLQTIRQSELGQEVNAKITESADVASQYAVTLHSQMPPLAQDLLKKISQEAELMKERLGQDVSTVRAQLEPYAEELRANIEQQVEKLRQEVATYTESLDTEALKATLLQKSEELKQTLEQKVKELQSQLGPYTEELKEKVEQRLQEFQLSVAPLTESLQTQLTQRAKMLQQSLAPYAEDLREKLDPYAQDLRSKLTSLWESFAKSI, encoded by the exons ATGACTGACATCCTCATACACAGCCATACACATTTAGTCGGACACTCACACAG GACGTCAAAGTCAGTCATGAAGGTATTTCTGCTAATTGCAGTTGTGGCATTGACTG GTTGCCATGCCAACATCCTGTGGCCAGAGCAGCCAGAATCACAGCTGGAGAAGGTGAAAGATGCATTCTGGGACTACGTTGCTAAGGCAACGCAAACAGCCAAAGACACGCTGCAGACAATCAGACAGTCCGAGCTGGGCCAGGAAGTCAA TGCTAAGATCACAGAGAGCGCAGATGTGGCCAGCCAATACGCAGTCACTCTACACAGTCAGATGCCTCCTCTGGCCCAGGACCTTCTGAAAAAAATCTCCCAGGAGGCCGAGCTAATGAAGGAGCGCCTGGGGCAGGATGTGAGCACAGTGAGGGCCCAGCTGGAGCCCTACGCAGAGGAGCTGAGGGCCAACATTGAGCAGCAGGTGGAGAAGCTGAGGCAGGAGGTGGCCACCTACACTGAGTCCCTGGACACTGAAGCCCTGAAGGCCACCCTGCTCCAGAAGAGCGAGGAGCTGAAGCAGACCCTGGAGCAGAAAGTGAAGGAGCTGCAGTCCCAGCTGGGCCCCTACACCGAGGAGCTGAAGGAGAAAGTGGAGCAGCGTCTGCAGGAGTTCCAGCTGAGTGTGGCTCCCCTGACCGAGAGCCTCCAGACCCAGCTGACCCAGAGAGCCAAGATGCTTCAGCAAAGCCTGGCACCCTACGCTGAAGACCTGAGGGAGAAGCTCGACCCCTATGCCCAGGACCTCAGATCCAAGCTCACCTCTCTTTGGGAGTCCTTTGCCAAGAGTATCTAA
- the LOC133140394 gene encoding apolipoprotein A-IV-like isoform X1 has translation MTDRIMFSQKTDLYRTTEMKVYVVLILAALHGCYADIAQPQVTQLDLLKDAFWDYVAKATLTAKDTLQMIRESELGQDVNAKITESTDLASQYAVTLHSQVTPLAQDLLNKISQEAERMKERLGQDVSTVRAQLEPYAEELRANIEQQVEKLRQEVAPYTESLDTEALKATLLQKSEELKQTLEQKVKELQSQLGPYTEELKEKVEQRLQEFQLSVAPLTESLQTQLAQRAKMLQLSLAPYAEDLREKLDPYAQDLRSKLTSLWESFAKSS, from the exons ATGACTGACAGAATAATGTTCTCGCAGAAAACAGATTTAT ACAGAACCACAGAAATGAAGGTTTACGTGGTGCTCATATTGGCAGCATTACATG GTTGTTATGCCGACATAGCCCAGCCACAAGTAACACAACTTGACTTGCTGAAGGATGCATTCTGGGATTATGTTGCCAAGGCAACGCTTACTGCTAAAGACACCCTGCAGATGATCAGGGAGTCTGAACTGGGACAGGACGTCAA TGCCAAgatcacagagagcacagatcTGGCCAGCCAATACGCAGTCACTCTGCACAGTCAGGTGACTCCTCTGGCCCAGGACCTTCTGAACAAAATCTCCCAGGAGGCCGAGCGAATGAAGGAGCGCCTGGGGCAGGATGTGAGCACAGTGAGGGCCCAGCTGGAGCCCTACGCAGAGGAGCTGAGGGCCAACATTGAGCAGCAGGTGGAGAAGCTGAGGCAGGAGGTGGCCCCCTACACTGAGTCCCTGGACACTGAAGCCCTGAAGGCCACCCTGCTCCAGAAGAGCGAGGAACTGAAGCAGACCCTGGAGCAGAAAGTGAAGGAGCTGCAGTCCCAGCTGGGCCCCTACACCGAGGAGCTGAAGGAGAAAGTGGAGCAGCGTCTGCAGGAGTTCCAGCTGAGTGTGGCTCCCCTGACCGAGAGCCTCCAGACCCAGCTGGCCCAGAGAGCCAAGATGCTTCAGCTGAGCCTGGCACCCTACGCTGAAGACCTGAGGGAGAAGCTCGACCCCTACGCCCAGGACCTCAGATCCAAGCTCACCTCTCTTTGGGAGTCCTTTGCCAAGAGCAGTTAA
- the LOC133140394 gene encoding apolipoprotein A-IV-like isoform X2: protein MKVYVVLILAALHGCYADIAQPQVTQLDLLKDAFWDYVAKATLTAKDTLQMIRESELGQDVNAKITESTDLASQYAVTLHSQVTPLAQDLLNKISQEAERMKERLGQDVSTVRAQLEPYAEELRANIEQQVEKLRQEVAPYTESLDTEALKATLLQKSEELKQTLEQKVKELQSQLGPYTEELKEKVEQRLQEFQLSVAPLTESLQTQLAQRAKMLQLSLAPYAEDLREKLDPYAQDLRSKLTSLWESFAKSS, encoded by the exons ATGAAGGTTTACGTGGTGCTCATATTGGCAGCATTACATG GTTGTTATGCCGACATAGCCCAGCCACAAGTAACACAACTTGACTTGCTGAAGGATGCATTCTGGGATTATGTTGCCAAGGCAACGCTTACTGCTAAAGACACCCTGCAGATGATCAGGGAGTCTGAACTGGGACAGGACGTCAA TGCCAAgatcacagagagcacagatcTGGCCAGCCAATACGCAGTCACTCTGCACAGTCAGGTGACTCCTCTGGCCCAGGACCTTCTGAACAAAATCTCCCAGGAGGCCGAGCGAATGAAGGAGCGCCTGGGGCAGGATGTGAGCACAGTGAGGGCCCAGCTGGAGCCCTACGCAGAGGAGCTGAGGGCCAACATTGAGCAGCAGGTGGAGAAGCTGAGGCAGGAGGTGGCCCCCTACACTGAGTCCCTGGACACTGAAGCCCTGAAGGCCACCCTGCTCCAGAAGAGCGAGGAACTGAAGCAGACCCTGGAGCAGAAAGTGAAGGAGCTGCAGTCCCAGCTGGGCCCCTACACCGAGGAGCTGAAGGAGAAAGTGGAGCAGCGTCTGCAGGAGTTCCAGCTGAGTGTGGCTCCCCTGACCGAGAGCCTCCAGACCCAGCTGGCCCAGAGAGCCAAGATGCTTCAGCTGAGCCTGGCACCCTACGCTGAAGACCTGAGGGAGAAGCTCGACCCCTACGCCCAGGACCTCAGATCCAAGCTCACCTCTCTTTGGGAGTCCTTTGCCAAGAGCAGTTAA